GGATGCAAACCGGGATGCAGGTAAGCAGGAAGATGATGATGTCACCATGGGACTGTTTAGCTATCCAATTCTGATGGCGGCGGATATTCTGATGTTTAACGCGGATATTATTCCGGTAGGTAAAGATCAGATTCAACACATCGAAATGGCCCGTGATATTGCGGGGCGTTTTAACCATACTTACGGCGAGTTATTTAATCTTCCGCAAGCGCAAGTTGATGAGCAGACACAGCTTATTCCAGGCCTTGATGGCCGTAAGATGTCTAAGAGCTATGACAACACTATTCCTTTGTTTGCCGGTTCAGATGAGCTGTATAAGTTAATTAAACAGATCAAAACCGATACGCTCGAGCCTGGTCAGCCTAAAGATGCGGATAACAGTACTATTTTCCAGTTGTTTGCTAATTTTGCTACTGAAGCTGAGCAGGCAGAGATGCGCCGTCAGTTCGAGAACGGCATTGGTTGGGGTGATGCCAAGAAGCAGTTGTTCGAATATCTGGATGCCTATCTGACGAAGCCGCGTGGTGAATACAATCGTCTGATGCAGGATCTTAGCTTTGTTGAACAGCAGTTACATAAAGGTGCTGCTAAAGCCCGTGAATTTGCCACGCCGTTTTTATCTCAGGCACGTTCTGCTGTAGGTATACGTCCACTGACTTATACGGAAGCTGCGCCTGCTCAGGAAGCCGAGCAGAAGAAAGAGAAGTCTGAAGAGCAAATTGCCCGTGCCGAGGCTGGTCGCCGTCGCGGTATTTTGATGCAACTAAAATCTGTATTAGAGCAAGTTGCTCAGGCTGACGATAAAACGGCTGCAGCCCAGGAGGTATTGGCGCAAAAGGCAGCAGAAATTGAAGGTCTGAAGAAAAAAGCTAAACAGAAAGCTCAGAATGAGCTGGATGTTCTGCAGGAAGAATTTGCTCAGTATTTATAACTCAGTGCTTTTAATTCAGTACTTATAATTCAGAGATTATGGAGAATCAGCATGCATCAGACTTTGATCAGCGTTGATGAGCTTAAAGTAAAAATTGAACGCGGCAGTGCTTTGGTTATCTGGGATTGCCGGTTTAATCTGATGGATGTCAATCAGGGGCGTAAAGCTTACCAGGCAAGTCATATCCCTGGTGCGTTGTATGTGAATCTGAATAAAGATCTTGCTGCACAAGTGAGCGACGAAACTGGGCGGCATCCGTTACCGGCGTTAGATAAGTTTGCAGAACTTTGTGAAGTCACCGCTATAGGACCGAACATTCAGGTAGTGGTATATGATGATTGCGGCGGTGCGATGGCAGCCCGTGCCTGGTGGTTATTACAGGCGATAGGTTTACGTGATGTGGCTGTGCTGGATGGTGGATATCCAGCCTGGCTGGAGGCTTCTGCGCCGGTTGTGACTGAGTTTATTATGCCACAGCCGACAGCTGTTCGCTTAAATAGCTATGATCAGAGCATGCTTGCTGACCGTAAAGAAGTGGCTGAATTTGCTCCGGATACTTGTCTTGTTGATGCCCGTAATGCAGAGCGTTACCGCGGTGAGCAGGAGCCGATAGATCCTGTTGCCGGGCATATTCCTGGCGCACTCAACCGTCCTTTGCAAGATAACCTTACGAGTGACGGTTGCTTTAAGTCTGCAGAGCTTTTACGCAGCGAATGGCAAGCTTTACTGGCTGATGTGTTACCTGAGCAAGTTATACATTACTGTGGTTCAGGTGTGACTGCCTGTCATAATCAGCTGGCAATGGAAATCGCAGGGTTGAATGGTTCCCGGGTGTATCCAGGGTCCTGGAGTGAATGGCTTAAGTATCATCCGCCAGCATAAATATTCAGAAAGATCGGCCGGTTAGCCATAAATTGCCGGCAAGTCAGAAAAGGAGTGAGGTATGACTGAAATAAGTGCTAACAAGACAGACTGTCAGTCAGGTGTCATTGCAGAAGCCAACAGTGATGCATTATTTATTACTTACAACCTGGCACCTAATGCTGATATCGCACGCCTGAAGCAGTTATTGGCGCAGGTACCGGTGTTAGCCAAAAGTTTGGGCCAAACGCTGGCAGAAACCGTGTCACAATCCGGTGCTGCGACAGAGTTGCATGTCACTGTTGCAGTTGGTGAGCAGGCCTGGGAAATATTTGAAGCTGATGAGCGGCCAGCAGAATTACTGCCTTTCCCGCAACAGCAGCGAGAGCAGTTAACCGCACCGTCTACGCCAGTTGATTTGTTATTACATATACGTAGTAACCGCCACGATATGAATCATGAAATGGCGGCACGTTTACATGCGTTGTTTGCAGCTCACCTGGAGCTGGTTGAACAGGTACATGGGTTCCGCTATCTCGACAGTCGGGATATGACAGGATTTGTTGATGGTACTGAAAACCCTCAGGGCGATGACCGTGCTGATGTAGCAGTCGTGGCTGAAGGTCGCTTTGCCGGTGGTAGTTATATTCATCTGCAGCGTTATGAGCATGATTTACTACGCTGGAATCAGCTGGTGGTGAAGCAGCAGGAAGATATTATTGGCCGAACTAAGGCTGAAAATATTGAATACCCGGGCGCTGATAAAGCTAGCTTTGCGCACACCAAGCGAACGTCTTTAAAAGATGCCGCGGGTAAGTCTATTGAAATTCTGCGTCACAGTATGCCTTATGGTGATCTGACTAAGCGTGGCCTGTTATTTGCCTCTTTTGGTGCATCCGCAGTGCCTTTTACCAAAATGCTGGAAAGCATGTTTCATGGTGAGGAAGAAGGCGGTGCATACGATAAGCTGTTGGATTACACAGCTGCAGTGACAGGGCAATCATTCTTTGCACCAGGTCTGGCGCTGTTAGAAAGTTGGAAGCAGAGCTGAAAGGTTGTCTGATGACTGATTAAAAATACCTGCGTTTGCAGGTATTTTTTTGTCTTGTAGAGTCTGATGATCAGGCTGAGGGATGAGGCTTACCGGTACGCTTATTTTCATACATATGCTTATCTGCCAGATCAATCATCGTTTCCATACATGCTTTGTCAGCATCGTTTGTAAAACAGTAACCATAGCTCAGACTGTTAAACTGAAACTCTGGGTTTTGTTTTAATTCAGTACTGAATTGGTATTCGAGGCGGTGACAGAATTTCTGAATATGTTGTTCGTCATCTGCCAGCATCATGACTAAAAATTCGTCCCCTCCGACCCGGGCTATAATATCGCTGTCCCGGCAACTGTTTTTAAGGGTGTTGGCGAGAGTTGTTATGCAAGCGTCTCCGGCCTGGTGTCCTTCTGTATCATTCAGCTGTTTCATATTATCAATATCAAGGTATACCATGCCGATATTCTGATTGAAGCGCCGGGCATCTTTAATCCGCTGATCTCCAAGCAGGTTTAACCCCCGACGGTTATTTACCTGGGTAAGCTCATCAGTAATAGCCAGTGATTTGATTTCTTCATAGTCGAAGAGCAGCTGCAGATCGGCATTAATCATGTCACGAAACTGTTTTAACAGCTGCTTCTGAACCTGATTATATTCAGATGTTTTGGTATCAATGACGCAAATGGTGCCGAATAAAGAACCGTCAGGCCAGCTAACAGGTAAGCCTAAGTAAGAACGTACGAGGCCTTCTGATACAGGTGGTGCGCTGTGCCATTCATTACTGAGCTCTGCATCATCGACATAGAGGCTTTTTTCAGTCTCCATTATTCGTCGGCAAAAGCTTTTCATGTCCCAGGGCCAGCTGGAGTTACGTTGCAGGAAGTTATCCTGATTATTACTGGCGGCTACAGCGTTAAATTCCTGCTGACGAAACTGAACAATAGTACCGCAGGCAGCATTAAAAAGTTCTGCCATCAGGTTTACTGTCATCTGCCATTTTTGCAGATCGAGGTTTGGGTGAGGGTGACGGGAAATACAAGCCTGAGTATCGATCATTTGCCTAACCTTTTATATCGCTGATTCTGCCGGCTTAGATCAGTCGGGCAGATGTATCAGTTTCAATCGGGTTACCTGGCAGGACTAGCAGCAAACCAGGTAATGCGAATAGTGTGCGACCTGATTCCTTAGTCTTAATCAAATGTCTTTATGATTACAGAAAGTATGGTTTTTGTGTTTTAAAATCGCAACCTGATTTGTTTGAAAAACCAAGCAATAGTTGTCATTTTGTGGAGAGGAGTAGGAAGGAATTAAGAGCAAAACCAGACCTGCATAGCAGGTCTGATCGTTACAGCAAAATTAAGCGGTATTCTTACTGTACGTTTTCATTATCGCTGAACATGCCTTCGAACAGGGCCGTTGAGAGGTAGCGCTCACCTGAATCAGGCAGGATAACCACAATGTTTTTCCCCTGGTTTTCAGGTTTCTCTGCTTGCTTCACCGCTGCTGCCAGTGCGGCACCGCATGAAATACCTGCCAGAATGCCTTCTTTAATCATTAACTGGCGTGCCATTTCAATGGCTTCATCGTTGCTGATCTGGGCGACTTCATCTACCAGTGAAAGGTCGAGGTTTTTAGGTACAAAGCCAGCACCAATGCCCTGGATTTTGTGTGGGGCAGGCTGCAGTTCTTCATTATTCAGAGTTTGCGAAATGATCGGTGAATCTGTTGGCTCAACCGCAACAGAATGAATCGCTTTGCCTTCTGTTTGTTTGATATAGCGGGAGGTACCACTAATAGTTCCGCCAGTGCCGACACCTGCAACCAGAATATCGACTTGTCCTTCAGTGTCGCGCCAGATTTCAGGTCCGGTGGTTTTTTCGTGAATCTCAGGGTTGGCCGGGTTTTCAAACTGCTGGAGCATCAGGTAGCTGTCTGGATTTTCAGCGACTAGTTCTTCCGCTTTGGCGATTGCGCCCTTCATGCCCTTTGGTGGTTCAGTCAGAACGATTTCTGCGCCCAGTGCTTTCATCAGTTTACGACGTTCAATACTCATTGAGGAAGGCATAGTAAGAACCAGCTTATAGCCCCGTGACGCAGCAACGAATGCCAGAGCAATACCTGTATTACCGCTGGTTGGTTCAATAAGTGTCATGCCCGGTTTAAGACGGCCATCCTGTTCTGCCGCCCATACCATGTTGGCGCCGATTCGACATTTTACTGATCCCGCCGGGTTACGGCTTTCTATTTTGGCGTAAATGTTGGCCTGTGGTGCAATTTTTCCCAGGCGTACAAGTGGAGTGTTACCAATCGATAGAGAATTATCACTGAAGCTGTTCATGGAGGGATGTCCTGATTTCATTGGATAAGTAATAAAAAAAATAACTTCTATAACTTTTCGATTTAAGCGCAGAGCCATAGCTAACGCAAGATAAATATAGATGTATTACTTAGTCAGCCTGAAATAAAATTGGTTTGATTTGTTGTGCTCCGATTTATCCAGAGAAATAATTATGCGTTTAGTGATGAAGTTTTTAGCGCCTTTGCTGGGCTGGCTGGCGTTTAGCCTGTTTCGCAGTTCAATATTCAAATCTTCCCGGGCTAGGCATCATTTAGTGATGAAGTTATTTCGTGTTGCAGCAGATAACGGCAGTACTAAAGCATTGTCAGTATATGGACATTTATTGCATTACCGCGGTGAGGATGAGAGCAACAAAATTCAGGGAGCTATTTATCTACGCAGAGCTGCTGAGCAGGGAGATACGAAAGCAGCTTATCAGATAGCCCGGCTTTTTGAACAAGGCTATCCTGTGATTGGAGAGGATGCTGATAAAGCGCTGCAGTTTTATTGTCAGGCGGGAGAGAAAGGGCACGTGTTGGCGATTAAACGCTTAATAGAAGTATATGAATACGGAGGGTTACACCAGCTGGCAGATCCCCAGCAGCTGGCGTTTTGGAAGCAACAACAATCTCGGTTTTGCAGTTAAGGCTGCATTAGTTGTACGCTGAAGTTA
The DNA window shown above is from Aliamphritea ceti and carries:
- the cysK gene encoding cysteine synthase A, whose protein sequence is MNSFSDNSLSIGNTPLVRLGKIAPQANIYAKIESRNPAGSVKCRIGANMVWAAEQDGRLKPGMTLIEPTSGNTGIALAFVAASRGYKLVLTMPSSMSIERRKLMKALGAEIVLTEPPKGMKGAIAKAEELVAENPDSYLMLQQFENPANPEIHEKTTGPEIWRDTEGQVDILVAGVGTGGTISGTSRYIKQTEGKAIHSVAVEPTDSPIISQTLNNEELQPAPHKIQGIGAGFVPKNLDLSLVDEVAQISNDEAIEMARQLMIKEGILAGISCGAALAAAVKQAEKPENQGKNIVVILPDSGERYLSTALFEGMFSDNENVQ
- a CDS encoding Dyp-type peroxidase, producing MTEISANKTDCQSGVIAEANSDALFITYNLAPNADIARLKQLLAQVPVLAKSLGQTLAETVSQSGAATELHVTVAVGEQAWEIFEADERPAELLPFPQQQREQLTAPSTPVDLLLHIRSNRHDMNHEMAARLHALFAAHLELVEQVHGFRYLDSRDMTGFVDGTENPQGDDRADVAVVAEGRFAGGSYIHLQRYEHDLLRWNQLVVKQQEDIIGRTKAENIEYPGADKASFAHTKRTSLKDAAGKSIEILRHSMPYGDLTKRGLLFASFGASAVPFTKMLESMFHGEEEGGAYDKLLDYTAAVTGQSFFAPGLALLESWKQS
- a CDS encoding sensor domain-containing diguanylate cyclase, yielding MIDTQACISRHPHPNLDLQKWQMTVNLMAELFNAACGTIVQFRQQEFNAVAASNNQDNFLQRNSSWPWDMKSFCRRIMETEKSLYVDDAELSNEWHSAPPVSEGLVRSYLGLPVSWPDGSLFGTICVIDTKTSEYNQVQKQLLKQFRDMINADLQLLFDYEEIKSLAITDELTQVNNRRGLNLLGDQRIKDARRFNQNIGMVYLDIDNMKQLNDTEGHQAGDACITTLANTLKNSCRDSDIIARVGGDEFLVMMLADDEQHIQKFCHRLEYQFSTELKQNPEFQFNSLSYGYCFTNDADKACMETMIDLADKHMYENKRTGKPHPSA
- a CDS encoding tetratricopeptide repeat protein gives rise to the protein MRLVMKFLAPLLGWLAFSLFRSSIFKSSRARHHLVMKLFRVAADNGSTKALSVYGHLLHYRGEDESNKIQGAIYLRRAAEQGDTKAAYQIARLFEQGYPVIGEDADKALQFYCQAGEKGHVLAIKRLIEVYEYGGLHQLADPQQLAFWKQQQSRFCS
- a CDS encoding sulfurtransferase translates to MHQTLISVDELKVKIERGSALVIWDCRFNLMDVNQGRKAYQASHIPGALYVNLNKDLAAQVSDETGRHPLPALDKFAELCEVTAIGPNIQVVVYDDCGGAMAARAWWLLQAIGLRDVAVLDGGYPAWLEASAPVVTEFIMPQPTAVRLNSYDQSMLADRKEVAEFAPDTCLVDARNAERYRGEQEPIDPVAGHIPGALNRPLQDNLTSDGCFKSAELLRSEWQALLADVLPEQVIHYCGSGVTACHNQLAMEIAGLNGSRVYPGSWSEWLKYHPPA
- a CDS encoding tryptophan--tRNA ligase; translated protein: MTKQTVLTGITTTGTPHIGNYLGAIKPAIEASQNSDFNSYFFLADFHALIKCHDPDRVARSTREIAATWLALGLDTDKATFYRQTDIPEITELTWILTCMTSKGLMNRSHAYKASVDANRDAGKQEDDDVTMGLFSYPILMAADILMFNADIIPVGKDQIQHIEMARDIAGRFNHTYGELFNLPQAQVDEQTQLIPGLDGRKMSKSYDNTIPLFAGSDELYKLIKQIKTDTLEPGQPKDADNSTIFQLFANFATEAEQAEMRRQFENGIGWGDAKKQLFEYLDAYLTKPRGEYNRLMQDLSFVEQQLHKGAAKAREFATPFLSQARSAVGIRPLTYTEAAPAQEAEQKKEKSEEQIARAEAGRRRGILMQLKSVLEQVAQADDKTAAAQEVLAQKAAEIEGLKKKAKQKAQNELDVLQEEFAQYL